CGACGGATCGATCCAGGTCGTCCAGGTGCAGGGCGGCAACAATGTGGTCGTTCTCACCATCACGGTGAATGCGGACACCGGCGCGTACACGGTGACGGAAAATAACCCGATCCGGCACGCCACTGGTGATACCGAGAACAACAGCATCTTCGTCATCAATTATTCCGTGACCGACGATGACGGCGACGTTGCGCTCGGCACTCTTACTGTCAACGTCGATGACGACACGCCGACGGTGACCGTTGCAGCTGGTTCTGACGCAAACGTGCTCCTGACCACCGACGACGCCCAGACGATTGGGGCCGCCAGCGATACGGCCGTCAGTCTCGCCGATTTCAGCGGCGTATTCGGCGCGACGGTTGTGTCGGCCGGTGCAGACGGGCTCGGTGCTGGCTCGTCCAGTGCTTACTCTTTGAACATTACGGGTTCGGTCTCAGGGCTCTCGAGCCATGGAAATGCGATCAACCTTTTCATTCTGAACGGCGTGGTGGTCGGTACGACGGGCGGCCAGCCGGCCAGCCTTGCTGACGCCAACATTGTTTTCACCGTCTCGGTCAGCAACACCGGCGTTGTCACCCTGACGCAGCTTCAGCAGATCGATCATCCGATCGCGAGCGATCCGACTGCGACGGGCGCGCCATTCGCCGACCATATCGTCAGCATGGCCGACGGCCTGGTAACCCTGACCCGTACGGAGACCGTGGTCGACAATGACGGCGACTCCGTCACTGGCTCGGCAAGCGTCAACATTGGTGCCAACCTGCGCTTCACCGACGATGGTCCGACGATCGACCCGACGCTGAACGAGGTCCGTGGCGCGATCGTGGATGAGAGCGCGCCTGTTTCTGCGGCGACGATCCCCTTGGTCGGCGGCTATACCGCCGGGGACGATCCGCATCTCGACGGTGGCCTTGCCATCGGCAGTGGCAGCACGTCCGGTGCAGTCATCGACGCCAACGCAGTGTTCGGGGCTGACGGCCCGGCCAATGGTGGCGGTGTTACCTATGCGCTCGATGTGCTGAATGCCGTCTCCGGGCTGGAGACTACGGAAGGCGTCGCGATCAACCTCGTCGAGCTTTCGAACGGTGTCGTGGTCGGTGTCGTCGACGGGACGACGACGGTTGCCTTCGCGATACAGATCAACTCCTCAACGGGTGTCGTCACGGTCGAGCAATATCTCAGTTTGCAGCACCCGGAATTCCCGAACAATTACGACGAGTCGATCAATCTCAATGAAGGTTCGCTTGGCGTTACCGTCACGGCGACGGACTTCGATGGCGATACCGCGACTTCGCCAGCGATCGACATTACTCCGCTGATCGACTTCCGCGATGATGGTCCGTCCGTGAGCGCGACCCTCAATGCCCAGGCGACCGTGACTCTCGACGAGACCGGTCCGGGCGCGGCTGCGACCATCGCGCTTGGCGGCAACACCGCCGGCAACGATGAGGATGTGGCCGGTGCGGGTCCGATCTCGCGGGCGGTATCGGGCGCCGCGGTGCTCAACGTCGGTCCGCTGTACGGCGCCGACGGCCAGGGCACGAGCGGCTATGTGATCACGGTTGCCAATGCGGCTTCGGGGGTGACCACCACCGAGGGCGAGGCGATCACGCTGGTCCAGCTCAATGCGACCACGATCCTCGGCGTCGTCGCCGCTGGCGGCGAGCATGCCGGCCAGGTGGCGTTCGCGATCCAGATCAACGGGACGACGGGCGCGCTGACGGTCGAGCAGTATCTGAGCCTCGATCATCCGGTGAACCCCAACCCCAACGATCCGCTGCAGCTTGCTGCCGGTGCGATCACGGCGACCGCGACGGTCACCGATGGTGACGGCGACCCGGCTTCCTCGGGTGCGGTCGACATCACCGGCCTGATCACGTTCCTGGACGATGGTCCGTCGGCGAACGCGACCCTCAATGCCCAGGCGACCGTGACTCTCGACGAGACCGGTCCGGGCGCGGCTGCGACCATCGCGCTTGGCGGCAACACCGCCGGCAACGATGAGGATGTGGCCGGTGCGGGTCCGATCTCGCGGGCGGTATCGGGCGCCGCGGTGCTCAACGTCGGTCCGCTGTACGGCGCCGACGGCCAGGGCACGAGCGGCTATGTGATCACGGTTGCCAATGCGGCTTCGGGGTGACCACCACCGAGGGCGAGGCGATCACGCTGGTCCAGCTCAATGCGACCACGATCCTCGGCGTCGTCGCCGCTGGCGGCGAGCATGCCGGCCAGGTGGCGTTCGCGATCCAGATCAACGGGACGACGGGCGCGCTGACGGTCGAGCAGTATCTGAGCCTCGATCATCCGGTGAACCCCAACCCCAACGATCCGCTGCAGCTTGCTGCCGGTGCGATCACGGCGACCGCGACGGTCACCGATGGTGACGGCGACCCGGCTTCCTCGGGTGCGGTCGACATCACCGGCCTGATCACGTTCCTGGACGATGGTCCGTCGGCGAACGCGACCCTCAATGCCCAGGCGACCGTGACTCTCGACGAGACCGGTCCGGGCGCGGCTGCGACCATCGCGCTTGGCGGCAACACCGCCGGCAACGATGAGGATGTGGCCGGTGCGGGTCCGATCTCGCGGGCGGTATCGGGCGCCGCGGTGCTCAACGTCGGTCCGCTGTACGGCGCCGACGGCCAGGGCACGAGCGGCTATGTGATCACGGTTGCCAATGCGGCTTCGGGGGTGACCACCACCGAGGGCGAGGCGATCACGCTGGTCCAGCTCAATGCGACCACGATCCTCGGCGTCGTCGCCGCTGGCGGCGAGCATGCCGGCCAGGTGGCGTTCGCGATCCAGATCAACGGGACGACGGGCGCGCTGACGGTCGAGCAGTATCTGAGCCTCGATCATCCGGTGAACCCCAACCCCAACGATCCGCTGCAGCTTGCTGCCGGTGCGATCACGGCGACCGCGACGGTCACCGATGGTGACGGCGACCCGGCTTCCTCGGGTGCGGTCGACATCACCGGCCTGATCACGTTCCTGGACGATGGTCCGTCGGCGAACGCGACCCTCAATGCCCAGGCGACCGTGACTCTCGACGAGACCGGTCCGGGCGCGGCTGCGACCATCGCGCTTGGCGGCAACACCGCCGGCAACGATGAGGATGTGGCCGGTGCGGGTCCGATCTCGCGGGCGGTATCGGGCGCCGCGGTGCTCAACGTCGGTCCGCTGTACGGCGCCGACGGCCAGGGCACGAGCGGCTATGTGATCACGGTTGCCAATGCGGCTTCGGGGGTGACCACCACCGAGGGCGAGGCGATCACGCTGGTCCAGCTCAATGCGACCACGATCCTCGGCGTCGTCGCCGCTGGCGGCGAGCATGCCGGCCAGGTGGCGTTCGCGATCCAGATCAACGGGACGACGGGCGCGCTGACGGTCGAGCAGTATCTGAGCCTCGATCATCCGGTGAACCCCAACCCCAACGATCCGCTGCAGCTTGCTGCCGGTGCGATCACGGCGACCGCGACGGTCACCGATGGTGACGGCGACCCGGCTTCCTCGGGTGCGGTCGACATCACCGGCCTGATCACGTTCCTGGACGATGGTCCGTCGGCGAACGCGACCCTCAATGCCCAGGCGACCGTGACTCTCGACGAGACCGGTCCGGGCGCGGCTGCGACCATCGCGCTTGGCGGCAACACCGCCGGCAACGATGAGGATGTGGCCGGTGCGGGTCCGATCTCGCGGGCGGTATCGGGCGCCGCGGTGCTCAACGTCGGTCCGCTGTACGGCGCCGACGGCCAGGGCACGAGCGGCTATGTGATCACGGTTGCCAATGCGGCTTCGGGGGTGACCACCACCGAGGGCGAGGCGATCACGCTGGTCCAGCTCAATGCGACCACGATCCTCGGCGTCGTCGCCGCTGGCGGCGAGCATGCCGGCCAGGTGGCGTTCGCGATCCAGATCAACGGGACGACGGGCGCGCTGACGGTCGAGCAGTATCTGAGCCTCGATCATCCGGTGAACCCCAACCCCAACGATCCGCTGCAGCTTGCTGCCGGTGCGATCACGGCGACCGCGACGGTCACCGATGGTGACGGCGACCCGGCTTCCTCGGGTGCGGTCGACATCACCGGCCTGATCACGTTCCTGGACGATGGTCCGTCGGCGAACGCGACCCTCAATGCCCAGGCGACCGTGACTCTCGACGAGACCGGTCCGGGCGCGGCTGCGACCATCGCGCTTGGCGGCAACACCGCCGGCAACGATGAGGATGTGGCCGGTGCGGGTCCGATCTCGCGGGCGGTATCGGGCGCCGCGGTGCTCAACGTCGGTCCGCTGTACGGCGCCGACGGCCAGGGCACGAGCGGCTATGTGATCACGGTTGCCAATGCGGCTTCGGGGGTGACCACCACCGAGGGCGAGGCGATCACGCTGGTCCAGCTCAATGCGACCACGATCCTCGGCGTCGTCGCCGCTGGCGGCGAGCATGCCGGCCAGGTGGCGTTCGCGATCCAGATCAACGGGACGACGGGCGCGCTGACGGTCGAGCAGTATCTGAGCCTCGATCATCCGGTGAACCCCAACCCCAACGATCCGCTGCAGCTTGCTGCCGGTGCGATCACGGCGACCGCGACGGTCACCGATGGTGACGGCGACCCGGCTTCCTCGGGTGCGGTCGACATCACCGGCCTGATCACGTTCCTGGACGATGGTCCGTCGGCGAACGCGACCCTCAATGCCCAGGCGACCGTGACTCTCGACGAGACCGGTCCGGGCGCGGCTGCGACCATCGCGCTTGGCGGCAACACCGCCGGCAACGATGAGGATGTGGCCGGTGCGGGTCCGATCTCGCGGGCGGTATCGGGCGCCGCGGTGCTCAACGTCGGTCCGCTGTACGGCGCCGACGGCCAGGGCACGAGCGGCTATGTGATCACGGTTGCCAATGCGGCTTCGGGGGTGACCACCACCGAGGGCGAGGCGATCACACTGGTCCAGCTCAATGCGACCACGATCCTCGGCGTCGTCGCCGCTGGCGGCGAGCATGCCGGCCAGGTGGCGTTCGCGATCCAGATCAACGGGACGACGGGCGCGCTGACGGTCGAGCAGTATCTGAGCCTCGATCATCCGGTGAACCCCAACCCCAACGATCCGCTGCAGCTTGCTGCCGGTGCGATCACGGCGACCGCGACGGTCACCGATGGTGACGGCGACCCGGCTTCCTCGGGTGCGGTCGACATCACCGGCCTGATCACGTTCCTGGACGATGGTCCGTCGGCAGTTGTCGCAGATGCGATCACGGCCGGTCTCACGAACGGCACCAATGATAGCGCGACCGCTTCGCTGGATATTGATGACGATGTCTTCAACAACTTCGGCGCAGACGGCGGCAAGGTCGTGTTCACCAATGCCACCATTACGTCACTGCAGGGCCAAAACCTGAAGTACAACGGTGTGGCATTAGAATACGCCATTTCTGCGGGTGGCCAACTTCTCACCGGCTACGTGGACGGGAACAATAACGACACGGTCGATGCTAACGAGACCGTATTCACCATTGAACTCCAGCCAGGAGGGTCGAGCAATTATACCATCACGATGGTTCAATCCCTCGACACCGTCCAAAACATCGACTTCAATGGCGGAGGTTACAATTTCGTCGGAGGCAACGGCTCGTGGGCCGGTTTCACCTCCGGTACCAATGGAGACGGCGTTCTCGATCTCTTGCTGACCCCAATGGTCAACGGGGCCAATTCCAGCACAATGAATACAAATGCCAACGAGGGTGGCGTCGGTTCCGGTAACTCTATCTCCTTCGGCGAAGGTGTCCGAGTCGACACGGTTCAGGATCTGCAGGCCGTCCCGGCCCCGACTCCCTCCGGCGATTACGGCACTCTCGCGAATCAAAACCATGTGTTTGGACAACACGAAAATGTGCTTGGCATTTCGGCCGTAATAAGCACGGTCAACGGTCCTCCAGGATCGACCACAAATATCACGATGATCGCTCGCGATGAGAGTGTGGCTTCAGACGCCAATGATTACGTCGGTGATGGCACGCAGGAGGCAATTACGGCCGTGGTGATCACCCATGGGGCCATCACCACGACAGTCCTGAGAACCGATGGTCTCAACCAGAATGTTGTCGTTGATGGCATCTCATACAATGTTGTCTTCGGGGCGATGGACGCGACTGTTAACGGGGTCGTCGAGGGCACCCGTATCGGCGCTGCCACAGCGGACGGGTTTGACAGCCTCGAATTCCGCAACGTCGGTGGACAAGAATTCAAGATCGGTGACTTCAACACGATAGCAATCACCAATGGTCCGATCGACTTTACCGTTCCGATTTCCGTCGTCGACGGCGACGGCGACACGGTCAGCAGCGGCAACCTCGCGATCCATGCGGATCCGGTTCCGCCGGTCGTGCTCGACATGGACGGTGACGGAGTTGAGTTCCTCGGCCTCGACGCCGGTGTCCACTACGACTACGGCGCGGGTCTCGTAGCCACGGCCTGGGTCGGAGCGGACGATGCGATCCTGGTTCGCGATGCCAATGGCGACGGAACGGTCACGGATGCGTCCGAGTTCGTCTTCGGCGGCAATGGCGTTACAGACATGGAAGCGCTGCACGCCCAGTATGGCGAGCAGCTCGACGCAAGCGATGCCGACTTTACGATGTTCGCGCTGTGGACCGATGCCAATTCCAACGGCGTGGTCGATACCGGCGAAATGCAGTCGCTCGCCGAAGCCGGCGTTGTCAGCATCGGCCTGGTCAGCGACGGCGCAAGCTACACCGCCGCCAATGGCGATGTCGCGGTCGCCGGAAGCAGCACCTACACGATGGCTGACGGCTCAACCGGCACTGCTGCCGATGCCGCCTTTGCCACTGGTGCGGCGAGAACCCAGGAAGTCGAACGGATTGCTGCCAACAGCAACACGACCGTCCTAGCCGCGGCCGTTGCCGCAGCTGGCATGGCGGCGAGCGCTGCGGCCGCAAGCCCAGTCGATACGCAGAATGCGGCACACAGCAACGCCGTCGTTTCCGTCGAGTCGATCAGCGTCGCTGCGGACCTCGCCTCGACCACCTCGGTCCAGGCGCTGGCTGCAAGCTTCACCGATGCAGCCGCAACGGTCTCGGTCTCACTTGGAGATCAGGCGACGCTCTCGAGCGACTGGCATGCACCGACGGGCGACATCGGCCAGTCGACCGGACTGGAGTCAGCGTTCAGCGCGCTCGCCGCTGGAACCGACGTCATCGAATCGCAGATGGCGTTGCCGGCCATGGCCACGACAGTCGCAATGCCGACCGCCGAAGCCATCATGGCGCTCGAAAATTCGCCAGCAGCGACGATCGACACGGTCGAACAGATCCTCGTCGATGCGCTGGCGGGTGGCGGCGTCAACCAGATCGATACGCTGATGAATGCCCTTCCGGACAACGGAAATGGCGGAATTGCGCAGATCGATAGCGCTGCAAGCGGGTTGCACGGCCTCGTTCCGACCTGGGACATGGGCGGAGATGCCGGATTTACGCCGGCGGTTCCGACGATAATCACGGCCGAAGCGATGATGCTTCACGTGGATGCAATCCAGCCTGTGGCCAACGGCTAAACCTGACGCGGGTCCCTGGTGGACGGGGACCCGCCTCAGACAGACCAGAGAAGGGGGAAGACATGAATAAGTACTGGTATCTGATTGCCCCGGGTGCGCTGCTTGCTGCGGCTAGTCCGGCTTTCGCGATCGAACTGCGTGATGCGGTTCAGGCCGCGTTGAACACCAACCCGGAAATCCGTCAGGCGATCCACAACAAGCAGGCCACCCGCGAAGAGCGCGAGCAGGCCGAGGGCTTGTGGCTTCCACGCGTTTCGGTCGAGGCCGCAGCCGGCGCCCGTTATCTCAGCAATCCGACCCGGCGCAGCATTGGGCTGGATGACAATCAGTTGTGGCCGGTCGAGGGCAGCCTCACCGTTGATCAGCTTTTGTTCGACATGGGCGGCCGCGAGGCTGAAATCCGCCGCCAGGCTTCGCGAACCGACGCCGCCGCGGCCCGGATCGAGGAACGTTCCGAATATGTCGCGCTGAACGTGGCTCGCGCCTACATCGATTACCTGCTGCAGCAGCGGCTGGTTGCAATCGCCCAGGACAATGCGACGTTCCATGAACGCCTTGCCGGCGATCTTCGCGAAGGCGTCGCCAAGGGTTCGATCAGCATCGCGGACCAGCAGCAGGCTGAAGAGCGGCTCCAGTCGGCACGCGCGCGAGTAACCGAGGCGCGCGAAGACCTCGACACCGCAGCGATCCAGTTCCAGACACTTGCCGGCGTTCCGATCGACAGCGTGACGATGCCGCCGGATCTTTCGCAATATATGCCCGCGACCCTCCAGGAGGCGGAAGGTCTCGCTCGTCAGTACAATCCGCGAGTGCAGGAATCGATCGCCGATCTTTCGACGGCCCGCGAGGTCACCAAGGCCGCCAAGTCCGAATTGGGTCCACGCTTCAACCTCGAAGGCACGGCTCGCGTCGGGCATGACATCGACGGTTATGACGGCAAGACGACCGACGTACTTGGCCGCGTCGTCATGCGCTGGTTGATCTTCAATGGCGGGACCAACGTCCATAACGTTCGTGAGCAGCAGTCGCGTGCCGATGAAGCACATGCCCGCCTTTTCGAGATGACCCGCCGTGCGGAAGAAGA
The window above is part of the Sphingomonas sp. HDW15A genome. Proteins encoded here:
- a CDS encoding TolC family protein; amino-acid sequence: MNKYWYLIAPGALLAAASPAFAIELRDAVQAALNTNPEIRQAIHNKQATREEREQAEGLWLPRVSVEAAAGARYLSNPTRRSIGLDDNQLWPVEGSLTVDQLLFDMGGREAEIRRQASRTDAAAARIEERSEYVALNVARAYIDYLLQQRLVAIAQDNATFHERLAGDLREGVAKGSISIADQQQAEERLQSARARVTEAREDLDTAAIQFQTLAGVPIDSVTMPPDLSQYMPATLQEAEGLARQYNPRVQESIADLSTAREVTKAAKSELGPRFNLEGTARVGHDIDGYDGKTTDVLGRVVMRWLIFNGGTNVHNVREQQSRADEAHARLFEMTRRAEEDARSAWSRLTNQSRLVTELETQGRVADDLLLSYREQFNVGRRSLLDVLDAQNTRYNVQASAETARLAKLYAQYRVLASINRLIEALGVNMPTEAWSDERTQYRVNPIPPEDLQENSLPQPLMGPPAAPVNAAAAPAPAEAPVEPAPTGGQ